The following coding sequences are from one Coffea arabica cultivar ET-39 chromosome 11e, Coffea Arabica ET-39 HiFi, whole genome shotgun sequence window:
- the LOC113718964 gene encoding uncharacterized protein isoform X2 codes for MRRQVQQFTNFSTRSATDSSSSLLKAKKWDALVIGGGHNGLTAAAYLAKSGLSVAVLERRHLIGGAAVTEELIPGFKELELKRHGLKLLKRNPSSFTPCLDGRYLLLGPDKELNHAEISKFSKKDAEAYPRYEHLLENFCKFMDPLIDSSPPETLQRASSIKTHMKDRLDKYAFWAHCMRRAVSTGQREMVDFMDLLLSPASKFLNNWFETEVLKATLATDAVIGTTASVHTPGTGYVLLHHIMGETDGDHGIWSYVEGGMGSVSLAVGSAAQEAGATIVTKAEVSKLLIADSGRVNGVLLPDGTQVQSSVVLSNATPYKTFMELVPEHVLPDDFLQAIKYSDYSSATTKINLAVERVPQFQCCKINHPNAGPQHMGTIHIGSESMEEVDSACQEAVNGFPSKRPIIEMTIPSVLDKTLSPHGKHVINLFIQYTPYKPLDGSWEDPAYRESFAQRCFSLIDEYAPGFSSSILGYDMLTPPDLEREIGLTGGNIFHGAMGLGSLFLMRPVKGWSNYRTPVQGLYLCGSGAHPGGGVMGASGRNAAGAVIQDWK; via the exons ATGAGGCGACAAGTTCAACAATTTACGAACTTCAGCACCAGAAGTGCCACCGATTCTTCATCGAGCTTGTTGAAAGCAAAGAAATGGGATGCGTTGGTGATTGGGGGTGGCCACAACGGCCTCACTGCTGCGGCCTACCTCGCTAAATCCGGCCTCTCCGTCGCCGTTCTCGAGCGCCGTCACCTTATCGGCGGAGCAGCTGTCACTGAAGAACTCATTCCCGGCTTTAA ggagttggagttgaagagGCATGGATTGAAGCTACTGAAGAGGAATCCGTCGTCGTTTACCCCTTGTCTAGACGGGCGTTATCTTTTGCTCGGCCCTGATAAGGAGCTAAACCATGCTGAAATTTCGAAGTTCTCCAAGAAGGATGCTGAGGCTTACCCCAG GTATGAGCATCTGCTGGAGAACTTCTGTAAGTTCATGGATCCACTTATTGATTCCTCCCCTCCTGAAACTCTTCAACGTGCATCATCTATCAAAACTCATATGAAGGATAGGTTAGACAAATATGCGTTTTGGGCTCATTGCATGCGAAGAGCTGTTTCCACGGGCCAAAGAGAGATGGT GGATTTTATGGATCTTTTGCTCTCTCCAGCCTCAAAGTTTCTAAATAACTGGTTTGAG ACTGAAGTCCTGAAGGCAACACTTGCAACAGATGCAGTAATAGGAACCACG GCAAGTGTCCATACACCAGGAACTGGCTATGTTTTGCTTCATCACATCATGGGAGAAACTGATGGTGATCATGGAATTTGGTC ATATGTTGAAGGTGGAATGGGCTCCGTGTCTTTGGCTGTTGGTAGTGCAGCACAGGAGGCGGGTGCTACAATAGTGACTAAAGCTGAG GTCTCAAAATTGCTAATTGCTGATTCAGGAAGAGTAAACGGG GTGCTGCTTCCTGATGGAACTCAAGTGCAGTCTTCTGTTGTTTTGTCAAATGCTACTCCATATAAAACTTTTATG GAATTAGTGCCAGAACATGTGCTTCCTGATGACTTTCTTCAGGCAATCAAGTATTCTGATTACAGCTCT GCGACTACAAAAATTAACTTGGCTGTTGAGCGAGTGCCACAATTTCAGTGCTGCAAGATTAATCATCCTAATGCTGGTCCTCAGCATATGGGTACCATCCATATTGGTTCAGAGAG CATGGAAGAGGTTGATTCAGCCTGTCAAGAAGCTGTAAATGGTTTTCCCTCTAAAAGACCCATCATTGAGATGACCATCCCTTCTGTCTTGGACAAGACTCTCTCTCCCCATG GTAAGCATGTCATCAACTTATTTATTCAGTACACACCTTATAAACCTTTGGATGGCAGTTGGGAAGACCCTGCCTATAGG GAATCATTTGCACAAAGATGCTTCTCCTTAATTGATGAATACGCCCCTGGCTTTAGCTCGTCAATTCTTGGATATGACATGTTGACTCCACCAGATCTTGAGAGAGAAATTGGTTTGACAG GAGGAAATATTTTTCATGGTGCCATGGGGTTGGGTTCTTTGTTCCTTATGCGACCTGTTAAAGGATG GTCGAATTACAGGACTCCAGTACAAGGTCTATACTTATGTGGAAGTGGAGCTCATCCGGGTGGCGGCGTGATGGGTGCTTCTGGTCGGAATGCTGCTGGCGCAGTCATTCAAGACTGGAAGTAG
- the LOC113718964 gene encoding uncharacterized protein isoform X1, translating to MRRQVQQFTNFSTRSATDSSSSLLKAKKWDALVIGGGHNGLTAAAYLAKSGLSVAVLERRHLIGGAAVTEELIPGFKFSRCSYLQSLLRPSVIKELELKRHGLKLLKRNPSSFTPCLDGRYLLLGPDKELNHAEISKFSKKDAEAYPRYEHLLENFCKFMDPLIDSSPPETLQRASSIKTHMKDRLDKYAFWAHCMRRAVSTGQREMVDFMDLLLSPASKFLNNWFETEVLKATLATDAVIGTTASVHTPGTGYVLLHHIMGETDGDHGIWSYVEGGMGSVSLAVGSAAQEAGATIVTKAEVSKLLIADSGRVNGVLLPDGTQVQSSVVLSNATPYKTFMELVPEHVLPDDFLQAIKYSDYSSATTKINLAVERVPQFQCCKINHPNAGPQHMGTIHIGSESMEEVDSACQEAVNGFPSKRPIIEMTIPSVLDKTLSPHGKHVINLFIQYTPYKPLDGSWEDPAYRESFAQRCFSLIDEYAPGFSSSILGYDMLTPPDLEREIGLTGGNIFHGAMGLGSLFLMRPVKGWSNYRTPVQGLYLCGSGAHPGGGVMGASGRNAAGAVIQDWK from the exons ATGAGGCGACAAGTTCAACAATTTACGAACTTCAGCACCAGAAGTGCCACCGATTCTTCATCGAGCTTGTTGAAAGCAAAGAAATGGGATGCGTTGGTGATTGGGGGTGGCCACAACGGCCTCACTGCTGCGGCCTACCTCGCTAAATCCGGCCTCTCCGTCGCCGTTCTCGAGCGCCGTCACCTTATCGGCGGAGCAGCTGTCACTGAAGAACTCATTCCCGGCTTTAAGTTCTCTCGCTGCAGCTACCTCCAAAGCCTCCTCCGTCCTTCCGTCATAAA ggagttggagttgaagagGCATGGATTGAAGCTACTGAAGAGGAATCCGTCGTCGTTTACCCCTTGTCTAGACGGGCGTTATCTTTTGCTCGGCCCTGATAAGGAGCTAAACCATGCTGAAATTTCGAAGTTCTCCAAGAAGGATGCTGAGGCTTACCCCAG GTATGAGCATCTGCTGGAGAACTTCTGTAAGTTCATGGATCCACTTATTGATTCCTCCCCTCCTGAAACTCTTCAACGTGCATCATCTATCAAAACTCATATGAAGGATAGGTTAGACAAATATGCGTTTTGGGCTCATTGCATGCGAAGAGCTGTTTCCACGGGCCAAAGAGAGATGGT GGATTTTATGGATCTTTTGCTCTCTCCAGCCTCAAAGTTTCTAAATAACTGGTTTGAG ACTGAAGTCCTGAAGGCAACACTTGCAACAGATGCAGTAATAGGAACCACG GCAAGTGTCCATACACCAGGAACTGGCTATGTTTTGCTTCATCACATCATGGGAGAAACTGATGGTGATCATGGAATTTGGTC ATATGTTGAAGGTGGAATGGGCTCCGTGTCTTTGGCTGTTGGTAGTGCAGCACAGGAGGCGGGTGCTACAATAGTGACTAAAGCTGAG GTCTCAAAATTGCTAATTGCTGATTCAGGAAGAGTAAACGGG GTGCTGCTTCCTGATGGAACTCAAGTGCAGTCTTCTGTTGTTTTGTCAAATGCTACTCCATATAAAACTTTTATG GAATTAGTGCCAGAACATGTGCTTCCTGATGACTTTCTTCAGGCAATCAAGTATTCTGATTACAGCTCT GCGACTACAAAAATTAACTTGGCTGTTGAGCGAGTGCCACAATTTCAGTGCTGCAAGATTAATCATCCTAATGCTGGTCCTCAGCATATGGGTACCATCCATATTGGTTCAGAGAG CATGGAAGAGGTTGATTCAGCCTGTCAAGAAGCTGTAAATGGTTTTCCCTCTAAAAGACCCATCATTGAGATGACCATCCCTTCTGTCTTGGACAAGACTCTCTCTCCCCATG GTAAGCATGTCATCAACTTATTTATTCAGTACACACCTTATAAACCTTTGGATGGCAGTTGGGAAGACCCTGCCTATAGG GAATCATTTGCACAAAGATGCTTCTCCTTAATTGATGAATACGCCCCTGGCTTTAGCTCGTCAATTCTTGGATATGACATGTTGACTCCACCAGATCTTGAGAGAGAAATTGGTTTGACAG GAGGAAATATTTTTCATGGTGCCATGGGGTTGGGTTCTTTGTTCCTTATGCGACCTGTTAAAGGATG GTCGAATTACAGGACTCCAGTACAAGGTCTATACTTATGTGGAAGTGGAGCTCATCCGGGTGGCGGCGTGATGGGTGCTTCTGGTCGGAATGCTGCTGGCGCAGTCATTCAAGACTGGAAGTAG
- the LOC140021147 gene encoding uncharacterized protein, with amino-acid sequence MSETKTSEINSNTKSEETSNISQIGDLQSIQAAYKLNGKNYLKWSQFVQTFLKGKDKISHLLGTRPKKGDHKFAAWDEEGSMVMSWLWNSMLSKISDICMFLPTAKDIWTTIRRTYSKAGDDALIYQIKTKISATKQGNLSVAQYANLLQNLWQELDQYWCVQMLCSEYAATLKNFIEKNRVYDFLAGLNIEFDQVRVQILGKKELSSLNETISLIRTEENRREVMLESKILEGSAMISTKSNNMEAKIGNGCTESKKDTILYTYCKKPCHTRDDCFKLHGKEQVLSRKEGGKGGKAHLTDGEDQIQEKFNQAGIGEFKKEEIEKLRNLLNSLEKSSSICSLAQSGSWVIDSGVTDHMTHNPIRFRTYNPCPGNRKITVVDASPITVAGFGYGEDDWTC; translated from the exons ATGTCTGAAACTAAAACATCAGAAATTAACTCCAATACCAAATCAGAAGAGACCTCAAATATTTCACAAATAGGGGATTTGCAGAGTATTCAGGCAGCTTACAAGCTCAACGGAAAAAACTATTTGAAGTGGTCACAATTTGTTCAAacatttctcaaaggaaaagacaaAATCAGCCACTTGCTTGGAACTAGACCGAAAAAGGGAGATCATAAATTCGCTGCCTGGGATGAAGAGGGTTCTATGGTCATGTCATGGCTGTGGAACTCCATGTTATCTAAAATAAGCGATATTTGCATGTTCTTACCAACAGCTAAAGATATATGGACTACTATTCGACGGACCTATTCAAAGGCAGGAGATGATGCCCTAATCTATCAGATCAAAACAAAGATCTCAGCCACTAAACAAGGCAACCTTTCTGTTGCTCAATATGCCAATCTTCTGCAAAATCTATGGCAGGAACTGGACCAATATTGGTGCGTTCAGATGTTGTGTAGTGAATATGCAGCTACCTTGAAAAATTTTATCGAAAAGAATAGAGTTTATGACTTTCTTGCAGGTCTAAATATAGAATTTGATCAGGTCAGAGTCCAGATATTAGGGAAGAAAGAATTATCATCTCTGAATGAGACAATATCATTAATCCGAACTGAAGAGAATAGGCGAGAAGTCATGTTGGAGTCTAAAATATTAGAAGGCTCGGCAATGATTTCTACAAAGTCAAACAATATGGAAGCAAAGATAGGTAATGGATGTACAGAGTCAAAGAAAGACACAATTTTGTACACATACTGCAAAAAACCATGCCATACGCGAGATGATTGCTTCAAACTCCATGGGAAGGAACAAGTCCTTAGTCGTAAAGAAGgaggaaaaggaggaaaagcCCACTTAACTGATGGAGAAGATCAAATCCAAGAAAAATTCAACCAGGCTGGTATAGGGGAattcaagaaagaagaaattgaaaagttaAGAAACCTTCTAAATTCCCTTGAAAAGTCCTCTAGTATATGTTCATTAGCTCAATCAG GCTCTTGGGTCATCGACTCAGGAGTTACTGATCATATGACTCACAACCCAATCAGATTTAGAACATACAACCCATGTCCTGgtaatagaaaaattactgttgtGGATGCATCACCTATAACTGTTGCAG GATTTGGTTACGGGGAGGACGATTGGACTTGTTAA